One segment of Manihot esculenta cultivar AM560-2 chromosome 4, M.esculenta_v8, whole genome shotgun sequence DNA contains the following:
- the LOC110613155 gene encoding pentatricopeptide repeat-containing protein At5g41170, mitochondrial isoform X1, with product MGICFYSKAYSLKSTLLGVVVSRERSLVKVHYSAVSAMLLEDHVVNYIPMSESDIFGKASKPFNQRKRGLFPFVVTVFKTLNWELTKDTSFSKTVSCHGVSHSINAFRIIVHAFASAGLQMEVQFLLRDIISYYKKLHLDVSQLHSALLSSPHDARMVISTIIINILIKVYAENKMLENALDVFVQAKKFGLEANILSCNYLLKCSLEANQFEFASRLFKELKDFGPSPNVYTYTIMMNYYCKENLGQNIDIVRATGFLEEMELKGMDPTIVTYGAYIHGLCKAGYVEFALGFIQDLRIRNQHLNCYSYNAIIHGFCQKGEPYKALKLLQDMRNHGPFPDLYSYTILIDGFCKNGDVEKAVDLIEEMVHHNLKPSLVTYSALFTGLCKYRLTDVCLDMFRKLGASGYEYDIMSYNILVDGFVLHGDMESASKLVCEITRNGLVPNTFSFGRLIYGFCKRGLLNKALEVLSIMLQSGVPPTTFTCNVIADEYCRGGLFMEALKFINKMQNFGFVPDTYTYNIVIKWLCKGKKSDKAWEVLPVMIKNNVFPGVVHYSTIIDGFVKQSNPTKALLFYTKMLRGGILPSVVTYTILINMFSCRNNMHEACNLFKEMTERGLFPDKITYSCLIDGFCRVENMKRAWALYKEMLQQGQSPNVVTYTCLIDGFCKLKRMDMANLLMDEMKRNNVKPDVLTYTALISGYQRLGYGDKAQGLFDEMKEKGIVPDHIAYAASGRASPRFGCQRSFGGNDVTATKWLK from the exons ATGGGTATTTGCTTTTATTCGAAAGCATACTCATTGAAATCAACTTTACTTGGCGTAGTTGTTTCTCGTGAAAGGTCTCTTGTTAAAGTTCATTATTCAGCTGTATCTGCAATGTTGTTAGAAGACCATGTGGTCAATTATATTCCCATGAGTGAAAGTGATATCTTTGGAAAAGCAAGCAAACCCTTCAATCAAAGAAAGCGTGGATTGTTTCCATTTGTTGTAACGGTGTTCAAGACCTTGAATTGGGAACTTACAAAAGACACAAGCTTCTCCAAAACAGTTAGCTGCCATGGGGTCTCTCATTCAATTAATGCCTTCAGAATCATTGTTCACGCTTTTGCGTCGGCTGGCTTGCAGATGGAAGTACAATTCTTGcttagggatatcatttcctaTTATAAGAAACTTCATTTAGATGTTTCGCAGTTGCATTCAGCTTTGCTAAGTTCACCACATGATGCCCGTATGGTAATTTCCACTATTATAATCAATATACTCATAAAAGTTTATGCTGAGAATAAGATGCTTGAGAATGCATTAGATGTGTTTGTGCAGGCAAAAAAATTTGGGCTTGAAGCAAACATTTTATCCTGTAATTACTTGCTCAAGTGTTCTTTGGAAGCCAATCAATTTGAGTTTGCTAGCAGACTGTTTAAAGAGTTGAAGGATTTTGGGCCATCACCTAATGTGTACACCTATACTATTATGATGAATTATTATTGTAAAGAAAATCTTGGGCAGAATATAGATATTGTGCGAGCAACTGGGTTTCTAGAGGAAATGGAATTGAAAGGGATGGACCCTACAATTGTAACTTATGGTGCATATATTCATGGTCTTTGTAAAGCTGGTTACGTTGAGTTTGCTTTGGGATTTATCCAGGATTTGAGAATTAGGAATCAGCATCTTAACTGTTACAGTTATAATGCCATCATTCATGGGTTTTGCCAAAAAGGTGAACCTTATAAAGCTTTGAAGCTTTTGCAAGATATGAGGAACCATGGACCATTTCCAGATCTTTATAGTTACACCATATTGATTGATGGGTTTTGCAAGAATGGGGATGTAGAAAAAGCTGTCGATTTGATAGAAGAAATGGTTCATCATAATTTAAAACCATCCCTAGTTACATACAGCGCTCTTTTTACTGGTCTTTGTAAGTACAGACTGACTGATGTTTGTCTAGATATGTTCCGCAAGCTCGGTGCTTCAGGATACGAATATGATATAATGTCTTACAATATCTTAGTGGATGGGTTTGTATTGCATGGTGATATGGAATCTGCCAGTAAACTTGTCTGTGAGATCACAAGGAATGGTTTGGTTCCTAACACTTTCAGTTTTGGTAGGCTGATCTATGGGTTCTGCAAAAGGGGGCTCTTAAATAAAGCCTTGGAAGTTTTAAGCATAATGCTACAGTCTGGTGTCCCACCAACTACTTTCACTTGCAATGTTATTGCTGATGAATATTGCAGAGGAGGACTCTTCATGGAAGCTTTgaaattcataaataaaatgcAAAACTTTGGCTTCGTCCCTGATACATACACATATAATATAGTTATTAAGTGGCTGTGCAAGGGGAAAAAATCTGATAAAGCATGGGAAGTTCTTCCTGTAATGATTAAAAACAATGTTTTTCCTGGTGTTGTTCATTATAGTACCATAATAGATGGATTTGTCAAACAATCAAATCCGACAAAGGCCTTGCTATTTTATACAAAAATGTTAAGGGGTGGTATCCTACCAAGCGTGGTCACTTATACAATTCTCATCAACATGTTCTCCTGTAGGAACAATATGCACGAAGCTTGTAATTTGTTTAAGGAGATGACTGAAAGGGGTTTGTTTCCAGATAAAATTACTTATTCATGTCTTATTGATGGGTTTTGTAGAGTTGAAAATATGAAGAGGGCTTGGGCATTGTATAAAGAAATGTTGCAGCAGGGCCAGTCACCCAATGTTGTTACTTATACCTGCCTTATTGATGGATTTTGCAAGTTAAAGCGTATGGATATGGCCAACTTGTTGATGGATGAAATGAAGAGAAATAATGTGAAACCTGATGTATTGACATATACTGCTCTCATTTCTGGGTATCAAAGACTTGGATATGGTGATAAAGCTCAAGGTTTGTTTGATGAAATGAAAGAGAAGGGCATTGTGCCAGATCATATCGCCTATGCAGCATCAGGACGAGCTAGTCCCCGGTTTGGATGCCAGAGGTCATTTGGAGGAAATGATGTGACAGCGACCAAATG GCTCAAATAA
- the LOC110613155 gene encoding pentatricopeptide repeat-containing protein At5g41170, mitochondrial isoform X3, translated as MGICFYSKAYSLKSTLLGVVVSRERSLVKVHYSAVSAMLLEDHVVNYIPMSESDIFGKASKPFNQRKRGLFPFVVTVFKTLNWELTKDTSFSKTVSCHGVSHSINAFRIIVHAFASAGLQMEVQFLLRDIISYYKKLHLDVSQLHSALLSSPHDARMAKKFGLEANILSCNYLLKCSLEANQFEFASRLFKELKDFGPSPNVYTYTIMMNYYCKENLGQNIDIVRATGFLEEMELKGMDPTIVTYGAYIHGLCKAGYVEFALGFIQDLRIRNQHLNCYSYNAIIHGFCQKGEPYKALKLLQDMRNHGPFPDLYSYTILIDGFCKNGDVEKAVDLIEEMVHHNLKPSLVTYSALFTGLCKYRLTDVCLDMFRKLGASGYEYDIMSYNILVDGFVLHGDMESASKLVCEITRNGLVPNTFSFGRLIYGFCKRGLLNKALEVLSIMLQSGVPPTTFTCNVIADEYCRGGLFMEALKFINKMQNFGFVPDTYTYNIVIKWLCKGKKSDKAWEVLPVMIKNNVFPGVVHYSTIIDGFVKQSNPTKALLFYTKMLRGGILPSVVTYTILINMFSCRNNMHEACNLFKEMTERGLFPDKITYSCLIDGFCRVENMKRAWALYKEMLQQGQSPNVVTYTCLIDGFCKLKRMDMANLLMDEMKRNNVKPDVLTYTALISGYQRLGYGDKAQGLFDEMKEKGIVPDHIAYAASGRASPRFGCQRSFGGNDVTATKWLK; from the exons ATGGGTATTTGCTTTTATTCGAAAGCATACTCATTGAAATCAACTTTACTTGGCGTAGTTGTTTCTCGTGAAAGGTCTCTTGTTAAAGTTCATTATTCAGCTGTATCTGCAATGTTGTTAGAAGACCATGTGGTCAATTATATTCCCATGAGTGAAAGTGATATCTTTGGAAAAGCAAGCAAACCCTTCAATCAAAGAAAGCGTGGATTGTTTCCATTTGTTGTAACGGTGTTCAAGACCTTGAATTGGGAACTTACAAAAGACACAAGCTTCTCCAAAACAGTTAGCTGCCATGGGGTCTCTCATTCAATTAATGCCTTCAGAATCATTGTTCACGCTTTTGCGTCGGCTGGCTTGCAGATGGAAGTACAATTCTTGcttagggatatcatttcctaTTATAAGAAACTTCATTTAGATGTTTCGCAGTTGCATTCAGCTTTGCTAAGTTCACCACATGATGCCCGTATG GCAAAAAAATTTGGGCTTGAAGCAAACATTTTATCCTGTAATTACTTGCTCAAGTGTTCTTTGGAAGCCAATCAATTTGAGTTTGCTAGCAGACTGTTTAAAGAGTTGAAGGATTTTGGGCCATCACCTAATGTGTACACCTATACTATTATGATGAATTATTATTGTAAAGAAAATCTTGGGCAGAATATAGATATTGTGCGAGCAACTGGGTTTCTAGAGGAAATGGAATTGAAAGGGATGGACCCTACAATTGTAACTTATGGTGCATATATTCATGGTCTTTGTAAAGCTGGTTACGTTGAGTTTGCTTTGGGATTTATCCAGGATTTGAGAATTAGGAATCAGCATCTTAACTGTTACAGTTATAATGCCATCATTCATGGGTTTTGCCAAAAAGGTGAACCTTATAAAGCTTTGAAGCTTTTGCAAGATATGAGGAACCATGGACCATTTCCAGATCTTTATAGTTACACCATATTGATTGATGGGTTTTGCAAGAATGGGGATGTAGAAAAAGCTGTCGATTTGATAGAAGAAATGGTTCATCATAATTTAAAACCATCCCTAGTTACATACAGCGCTCTTTTTACTGGTCTTTGTAAGTACAGACTGACTGATGTTTGTCTAGATATGTTCCGCAAGCTCGGTGCTTCAGGATACGAATATGATATAATGTCTTACAATATCTTAGTGGATGGGTTTGTATTGCATGGTGATATGGAATCTGCCAGTAAACTTGTCTGTGAGATCACAAGGAATGGTTTGGTTCCTAACACTTTCAGTTTTGGTAGGCTGATCTATGGGTTCTGCAAAAGGGGGCTCTTAAATAAAGCCTTGGAAGTTTTAAGCATAATGCTACAGTCTGGTGTCCCACCAACTACTTTCACTTGCAATGTTATTGCTGATGAATATTGCAGAGGAGGACTCTTCATGGAAGCTTTgaaattcataaataaaatgcAAAACTTTGGCTTCGTCCCTGATACATACACATATAATATAGTTATTAAGTGGCTGTGCAAGGGGAAAAAATCTGATAAAGCATGGGAAGTTCTTCCTGTAATGATTAAAAACAATGTTTTTCCTGGTGTTGTTCATTATAGTACCATAATAGATGGATTTGTCAAACAATCAAATCCGACAAAGGCCTTGCTATTTTATACAAAAATGTTAAGGGGTGGTATCCTACCAAGCGTGGTCACTTATACAATTCTCATCAACATGTTCTCCTGTAGGAACAATATGCACGAAGCTTGTAATTTGTTTAAGGAGATGACTGAAAGGGGTTTGTTTCCAGATAAAATTACTTATTCATGTCTTATTGATGGGTTTTGTAGAGTTGAAAATATGAAGAGGGCTTGGGCATTGTATAAAGAAATGTTGCAGCAGGGCCAGTCACCCAATGTTGTTACTTATACCTGCCTTATTGATGGATTTTGCAAGTTAAAGCGTATGGATATGGCCAACTTGTTGATGGATGAAATGAAGAGAAATAATGTGAAACCTGATGTATTGACATATACTGCTCTCATTTCTGGGTATCAAAGACTTGGATATGGTGATAAAGCTCAAGGTTTGTTTGATGAAATGAAAGAGAAGGGCATTGTGCCAGATCATATCGCCTATGCAGCATCAGGACGAGCTAGTCCCCGGTTTGGATGCCAGAGGTCATTTGGAGGAAATGATGTGACAGCGACCAAATG GCTCAAATAA
- the LOC110613155 gene encoding pentatricopeptide repeat-containing protein At5g41170, mitochondrial isoform X2: MGICFYSKAYSLKSTLLGVVVSRERSLVKVHYSAVSAMLLEDHVVNYIPMSESDIFGKASKPFNQRKRGLFPFVVTVFKTLNWELTKDTSFSKTVSCHGVSHSINAFRIIVHAFASAGLQMEVQFLLRDIISYYKKLHLDVSQLHSALLSSPHDARMVISTIIINILIKVYAENKMLENALDVFVQAKKFGLEANILSCNYLLKCSLEANQFEFASRLFKELKDFGPSPNVYTYTIMMNYYCKENLGQNIDIVRATGFLEEMELKGMDPTIVTYGAYIHGLCKAGYVEFALGFIQDLRIRNQHLNCYSYNAIIHGFCQKGEPYKALKLLQDMRNHGPFPDLYSYTILIDGFCKNGDVEKAVDLIEEMVHHNLKPSLVTYSALFTGLCKYRLTDVCLDMFRKLGASGYEYDIMSYNILVDGFVLHGDMESASKLVCEITRNGLVPNTFSFGRLIYGFCKRGLLNKALEVLSIMLQSGVPPTTFTCNVIADEYCRGGLFMEALKFINKMQNFGFVPDTYTYNIVIKWLCKGKKSDKAWEVLPVMIKNNVFPGVVHYSTIIDGFVKQSNPTKALLFYTKMLRGGILPSVVTYTILINMFSCRNNMHEACNLFKEMTERGLFPDKITYSCLIDGFCRVENMKRAWALYKEMLQQGQSPNVVTYTCLIDGFCKLKRMDMANLLMDEMKRNNVKPDVLTYTALISGYQRLGYGDKAQGLFDEMKEKGIVPDHIAYAASGRASPRFGCQRSFGGNDVTATKW, translated from the coding sequence ATGGGTATTTGCTTTTATTCGAAAGCATACTCATTGAAATCAACTTTACTTGGCGTAGTTGTTTCTCGTGAAAGGTCTCTTGTTAAAGTTCATTATTCAGCTGTATCTGCAATGTTGTTAGAAGACCATGTGGTCAATTATATTCCCATGAGTGAAAGTGATATCTTTGGAAAAGCAAGCAAACCCTTCAATCAAAGAAAGCGTGGATTGTTTCCATTTGTTGTAACGGTGTTCAAGACCTTGAATTGGGAACTTACAAAAGACACAAGCTTCTCCAAAACAGTTAGCTGCCATGGGGTCTCTCATTCAATTAATGCCTTCAGAATCATTGTTCACGCTTTTGCGTCGGCTGGCTTGCAGATGGAAGTACAATTCTTGcttagggatatcatttcctaTTATAAGAAACTTCATTTAGATGTTTCGCAGTTGCATTCAGCTTTGCTAAGTTCACCACATGATGCCCGTATGGTAATTTCCACTATTATAATCAATATACTCATAAAAGTTTATGCTGAGAATAAGATGCTTGAGAATGCATTAGATGTGTTTGTGCAGGCAAAAAAATTTGGGCTTGAAGCAAACATTTTATCCTGTAATTACTTGCTCAAGTGTTCTTTGGAAGCCAATCAATTTGAGTTTGCTAGCAGACTGTTTAAAGAGTTGAAGGATTTTGGGCCATCACCTAATGTGTACACCTATACTATTATGATGAATTATTATTGTAAAGAAAATCTTGGGCAGAATATAGATATTGTGCGAGCAACTGGGTTTCTAGAGGAAATGGAATTGAAAGGGATGGACCCTACAATTGTAACTTATGGTGCATATATTCATGGTCTTTGTAAAGCTGGTTACGTTGAGTTTGCTTTGGGATTTATCCAGGATTTGAGAATTAGGAATCAGCATCTTAACTGTTACAGTTATAATGCCATCATTCATGGGTTTTGCCAAAAAGGTGAACCTTATAAAGCTTTGAAGCTTTTGCAAGATATGAGGAACCATGGACCATTTCCAGATCTTTATAGTTACACCATATTGATTGATGGGTTTTGCAAGAATGGGGATGTAGAAAAAGCTGTCGATTTGATAGAAGAAATGGTTCATCATAATTTAAAACCATCCCTAGTTACATACAGCGCTCTTTTTACTGGTCTTTGTAAGTACAGACTGACTGATGTTTGTCTAGATATGTTCCGCAAGCTCGGTGCTTCAGGATACGAATATGATATAATGTCTTACAATATCTTAGTGGATGGGTTTGTATTGCATGGTGATATGGAATCTGCCAGTAAACTTGTCTGTGAGATCACAAGGAATGGTTTGGTTCCTAACACTTTCAGTTTTGGTAGGCTGATCTATGGGTTCTGCAAAAGGGGGCTCTTAAATAAAGCCTTGGAAGTTTTAAGCATAATGCTACAGTCTGGTGTCCCACCAACTACTTTCACTTGCAATGTTATTGCTGATGAATATTGCAGAGGAGGACTCTTCATGGAAGCTTTgaaattcataaataaaatgcAAAACTTTGGCTTCGTCCCTGATACATACACATATAATATAGTTATTAAGTGGCTGTGCAAGGGGAAAAAATCTGATAAAGCATGGGAAGTTCTTCCTGTAATGATTAAAAACAATGTTTTTCCTGGTGTTGTTCATTATAGTACCATAATAGATGGATTTGTCAAACAATCAAATCCGACAAAGGCCTTGCTATTTTATACAAAAATGTTAAGGGGTGGTATCCTACCAAGCGTGGTCACTTATACAATTCTCATCAACATGTTCTCCTGTAGGAACAATATGCACGAAGCTTGTAATTTGTTTAAGGAGATGACTGAAAGGGGTTTGTTTCCAGATAAAATTACTTATTCATGTCTTATTGATGGGTTTTGTAGAGTTGAAAATATGAAGAGGGCTTGGGCATTGTATAAAGAAATGTTGCAGCAGGGCCAGTCACCCAATGTTGTTACTTATACCTGCCTTATTGATGGATTTTGCAAGTTAAAGCGTATGGATATGGCCAACTTGTTGATGGATGAAATGAAGAGAAATAATGTGAAACCTGATGTATTGACATATACTGCTCTCATTTCTGGGTATCAAAGACTTGGATATGGTGATAAAGCTCAAGGTTTGTTTGATGAAATGAAAGAGAAGGGCATTGTGCCAGATCATATCGCCTATGCAGCATCAGGACGAGCTAGTCCCCGGTTTGGATGCCAGAGGTCATTTGGAGGAAATGATGTGACAGCGACCAAATGGTGA